Within the Marixanthomonas sp. SCSIO 43207 genome, the region TTGAAAGAATTAAGCCCTTCAACTATTGGGGCGTTTATTTACCTACAGCCTGTATTAGCTGTTTTATTTGCTGTTTTACTAGGTGCTGATACACTTACACCAATTAGAATAACAGCAGCGGTGTTAATTCTTTTAGGGGTTTACCTTTCTTCTAAAAAGGCAAAAAAAAGAAAAAATATTCCCAGCTAATTGTTCCCAGCTGTACGAAACAAAAAAAGAGCCCCGAAAGGCTCTTTTATTATTTTTTAAAGATTACAAGTTACCAAATTCGAACTCGGTCTTCTGGTGCTAACCACATAGGATCTCCTTCTTTAATGTTGAAAGCTTCATAAAAAGCATCTACATTTTGTAAAGGTTGTGTAGCACGGTAACGACCTGGAGAGTGAGGATCTGTTTTTACTTGCTCACGTAAAGACTCATCACGTTGTTTGGTTCTCCAAACAGTTGCCCAGCTCATAAAGAAACGTTGCTCTGGTGTAAAACCGTCAATTTTTCCTGGTCTTTCATTCTTTTCATAAAAACGTTGTAACCCATCATAAGCAGCAAGAACACCACCTAGATCACCGATGTTTTCACCTAGTGTAAACTTACCGTTGATAAACACACTGTCTAATACTTCAATATTGCTGTATTGTTCAGCTAATTGGTTTCCTCTTTTAGTAAAGTTTTCTAAATCTTTTTCTGTCCACCAGTTTACTAGATTTCCGTTAGCATCAAAACGAGAACCGCTATCATCAAAAGCGTGTGAAATCTCGTGACCTATTACAGCTCCTATTCCGCCGTAGTTTACAGCTTCATCTGCTTTATAATCGTAGAAAGGAGGCTGTAAAATAGCTGCTGGGAAAACAATCTCATTGTTAAACGGGTTAAAATATGCGTTTACTGTTTGAGGTGACATTCCCCATTCTTTACGGTCTACTGGCTCGTTTATTTCTTCAAGATTTTCTTGTAGATTCCATTTACCTACGGCAAGCATGTTTTCATAATAACTGTTACCCGGTTTTACTTCTAGGTCTGAGTAGTCTTTCCACTCATCTGGATAGGCTATTTTTACGGTAAACTTGTCTAGTTTTTCTATAGCTTTCGTTTTTGTGCTATCGCTCATCCACTCTAGTGCATTGATGCGGTCTTTAAAAGCTACAATGATATTTTGAATCATGTTTTCAGCCTTTTCTTTTGCTTCTGGTGGAAACATTTCATCAACATACAACTTTCCAACAGCTTCACCTACTGTACCATTAACAGTGCTTAACGCTCTTTCATCTGCCGGTTTTTGTTTTTTACTTCCGTTAAGGTATTTACTGTAAAAATCCCAGTTTGCTTTGTCAATTTCAGTACTTAGCATTCCTGCAGAATTATTTAAAGTAGCCCAACGCAATACTGTTTTCCAAGTATCTACGTTTCCTTCTTTTAATGTGTTTTGTACTACATCCATATACTTAGGTTGCATTACAATTAACGTATCTACATCTTTTGTAACCCCAAGATCTTTTAGGGTTTCTTCCCAAGAAATAGCTGGTACCATCTTTTGAACTTCTTGCATAGATCGTGGATTATTGAAATTTCTGAAGTCACGACTGGCTACTTTATCTAGTCTTGGTTCGGCTAGTTTTGTTTCAAAAGCTAAAATGGTTTCAGCTTGTGTACGAGCTTCTTCTTCTGAATCACCTAAAAACTGAAGCATACGTGTAATGTGATTTACATACTCTTTTCTTATTTCTACAGATTTTGCGTCTGTATTTGTGTAATAATCACGATCTGGCAATCCTAATCCTCCAGGAGTAAGGTAAGCAGCGTTCATAGAACTATTACTTGGGTTTGAGAATGCTGCAATACCAAAGAAAGGCTGGCTAATCATGGTTGCGTTTTCAGAAATAACTTTTTGCAAGTCTTTTACTGAAGTAATACTTTCAATTTTATCTAGAGCAGGTTGTAGTGGTTTGATCCCTGCTTCATCTCTAGCAACAGTATCAAGCTTAGATTCAAAAATCATTAATGCTTTGGCTTGGTCTGTATCATCAGCATACTTGTCGCTTTTTTTGGCTTTGTCAAGAATACCTAGCATATCTTTATCGGTCTTTTTTCTCAACACACCAAAACCGCCCCAGCGTACTTGATCGTCTGGAATTTCGGTGTTTTTCATCCACGTTCCGTTTACATAATTATAGAAATCGTCTTGTGGATTTACAGTGGTATCCATATTTGAAAGGATAATCCCGCGCTCTTCTTTTTCAGATTGAGCCATTTTTTTGTCTTTATCATCACAAGAACTCACTGCTAGCGTAAGCACTGCAACGGCAAAGACAGATTTTAACATATTTGTTTTCATCGTTTGGTTATTGAATTAGTAATTCTTTAAAAAGTGTATGTCTCGTATAAGTATCAAAAATTGAATTTTGTTACACGTTTTAACTGTTTTTATCTTTCAATTCTTCTTTAAAAATCGAATCTCTTCGTCTTTTTTGAGCTTCAATTTCTTTTTTTTCAGTTTCAATGCGTTCTTGGTCTATGGCATCTTTTTTAAACTTATCATTTAACTGAACAATTAAATTGCTTGTGGCGTTATTCATTTCAACGATATAATCTTGCAATTTTACCGAATCAATTTGTGTTCTATGAACCATTTGATTTAACAAATGAGCTCTGGTTTGAGCGACCATAACTCTAGATTTTATAGGCTGAACAGCTATTGTATCTGGTAAGTTTTTTGAAATTGAATCTGTCAATGTCATCAATCGTTCACTACTGTTTTTAAGGTCTTCAATAGTCGCCCCATTTATAGCTTTTGATTCGGTTTCAAAATCTTCAAAAGCACCCCATTGACTTGTAAAGTTACGGGCTTGCTCTGAAAGAGAAGGAAACGTTATCTCTGCCTCACCATATAAGGAAGTTGCATCTGGCTTTTCTACCTCTACATTCGTTTGTTGATTTTGATTATCTCCACAACCAATAAAAAGTAACGTTGTGTAAATCAATAAAAAAAATGACAAAAAATGTTTCATACTACAAGTACCTATAAGAGACAAAGATACGTGATATCTATAAA harbors:
- a CDS encoding M13 family metallopeptidase, translated to MKTNMLKSVFAVAVLTLAVSSCDDKDKKMAQSEKEERGIILSNMDTTVNPQDDFYNYVNGTWMKNTEIPDDQVRWGGFGVLRKKTDKDMLGILDKAKKSDKYADDTDQAKALMIFESKLDTVARDEAGIKPLQPALDKIESITSVKDLQKVISENATMISQPFFGIAAFSNPSNSSMNAAYLTPGGLGLPDRDYYTNTDAKSVEIRKEYVNHITRMLQFLGDSEEEARTQAETILAFETKLAEPRLDKVASRDFRNFNNPRSMQEVQKMVPAISWEETLKDLGVTKDVDTLIVMQPKYMDVVQNTLKEGNVDTWKTVLRWATLNNSAGMLSTEIDKANWDFYSKYLNGSKKQKPADERALSTVNGTVGEAVGKLYVDEMFPPEAKEKAENMIQNIIVAFKDRINALEWMSDSTKTKAIEKLDKFTVKIAYPDEWKDYSDLEVKPGNSYYENMLAVGKWNLQENLEEINEPVDRKEWGMSPQTVNAYFNPFNNEIVFPAAILQPPFYDYKADEAVNYGGIGAVIGHEISHAFDDSGSRFDANGNLVNWWTEKDLENFTKRGNQLAEQYSNIEVLDSVFINGKFTLGENIGDLGGVLAAYDGLQRFYEKNERPGKIDGFTPEQRFFMSWATVWRTKQRDESLREQVKTDPHSPGRYRATQPLQNVDAFYEAFNIKEGDPMWLAPEDRVRIW